GACCGTTTCTCCCAAGTCCAAGATTATAATTTATACCGGATTTCAAAGATATGAAAATTCGATCTACGCCCAGGCCGCGGACAGGTTTCTGTTAAAAGGTAATACCCTGGAAGATTTATTAAAGGCCATCGAGGAATTGTTATAATTTCTCCGCCTGCGGGGTGGGTATTTTTTTTTTAAACAACTTGACAAGGGTAGGGGGGTATGGTATTATTGATTTGGAAAGGAGACACAGAAGATGGAACAGTCAACTACCCATGAAGGACAATTGGAATTTTTGAAAAAAATCGAAGGGCAGGTCCGCGGCATACAAAAGATGATTGAAGAAAAACGCTACTGTGTGGATATAATTACCCAGATTCATTCCATTGTCGGGGCGCTGCACAGAGTAGAAGATGAGATATTTAAGAAACATATTGACGGCTGTGTGGTGAGCGCCTTAAAGGGAAAATCAGAAAGCGAAAAGCAAAAGAAAATCAATGAAATCGTAAAACTTATTTCCAGGTTCAGGAAGGCGGCTTAGGCGTATGCTTAAAAAGACTTTGGCCCTAATTTTGGTTGGCGTATGCGTATTCAATAGCGGCTTTGCTTATCCCTTGGACCGGCTGTCCTTGGATCCTTTAATCGAAGAAGCCAGAAAAAATAATCCGGATATTTTAGCCGCCAAGAAACGCTGGGAAGCTTCCAACGCCCGCATACCGCTGTCAAAGTCTTTGGATGACCCGGTATTAAGTTTTACTTTCGAAAAAACACGCGGCAGCCCTTTTCAATTAAGCAAAACAATGCCTGAAGACAGGATGCTCTCTCTCTCTCAATTTTTGCCCCTCTTTGGCAAATTGTCCCTGAAAGGGAAAATTTCCGTGGTTGAATCCCGGATGTTTGCCGCTGAATATAAAAATAAGGAATTGGAAGTAATCAATCAAATCAAAAATGCTTATTACGATTTATTTATGGACTATAAGGAGATTGGATTGAATCAGGAAAGCCTGGTATTGTTAGAAGGCCTGATCAAAGTTGCCGAAGCAAAATATGCGGTTGGCGGTATGCCTCAGGAGGAAATTTATAAGCTGCATTCGGAGGCAGCCAGCCTTAAAAACAAAATCAAAAACCTGCAAGAGGGCAAGCTTGCCAAACAAACAATCCTGAATACCTTATTAA
The nucleotide sequence above comes from Candidatus Omnitrophota bacterium. Encoded proteins:
- a CDS encoding metal-sensitive transcriptional regulator, whose protein sequence is MEQSTTHEGQLEFLKKIEGQVRGIQKMIEEKRYCVDIITQIHSIVGALHRVEDEIFKKHIDGCVVSALKGKSESEKQKKINEIVKLISRFRKAA